From Coffea arabica cultivar ET-39 chromosome 9c, Coffea Arabica ET-39 HiFi, whole genome shotgun sequence, one genomic window encodes:
- the LOC113707967 gene encoding oligopeptide transporter 3, with translation MQGGGGGSSNFLRRYYHQYSRLMVSDKADNRSSGTGGPPETEELERCSVEEVGLVVPETDDPSLPVMTFRTWFIGLNSCLILIFLNTFFIYRTQPLFISAILMQIVALPIGKFMAAVLPEEKYTVFGRWSFSLNPGPFNVKEHVVITILASCGAAAGGSEAYSMGAITVMKSYYKLNVNLLAALLIVLTTQLIGYGWAGMLRRYLIEPVEMWWPANLAQVSLFRALHEKESRKEGLTRMQFFLAFLAASFAYYTFPGYLFPLLTFFSWVCWVWPNSVTAQQIGSGYHGLGLGAFSLDWAGIAAYHGSPLVTPWSSILNIAFGFVLFVYVIYPLCYWKYNTFDARKFPIFSNQLFTSSGQKYDVTKILNSQLELDTAAYAKYGKLYMCPLYAMSLGSGFARVSAVFAHVALFHGSDIWKRFSCGATKIKSDIHAKLMASYKAVPEWWFLIILAVSIALSLLMSVVLRQDVQLPWWGFIFASGLAWALTLPIGVIQATTNQQPGYDIIAQLMIGYILPGKPIANLLFKIYGRTSVIHALSFLSDLKLGHYMKIPPRCMFTAQLVGTLVAGLANLGIGWWMLRSIPNICDVEALHPESPWTCPRFRLTFDTTVVWGLIGPERLFGPKGLYRNMVWLFPVGALLPLPVWILSRIFPDKKWISLINIPLITCGFVGLPPAAPTNIASWIVMGLIFNHLVFKYRKGWWQKYNYVLSSALDAGTAFMGVLVFFALQNSGKNLKWWGTEPDHCPLASCPTAAGIVAAGCPAFK, from the exons AtgcaaggaggaggaggaggatcaaGCAACTTTCTGAGGAGGTACTACCACCAGTATAGCCGTCTCATGGTTTCGGACAAGGCCGACAATCGGAGCAGCGGTACTGGAGGGCCTCCAGAAACCGAAGAATTAGAAAGATGCTCGGTGGAGGAGGTGGGGTTGGTGGTTCCAGAAACAGACGACCCTTCCCTCCCAGTAATGACATTTCGAACGTGGTTTATAGGCCTAAACTCATGCCTGATATTGATATTCCTCAACACTTTCTTCATTTACAGAACCCAACCTTTGTTCATCTCCGCTATTCTGATGCAAATAGTTGCATTACCAATAGGGAAGTTCATGGCAGCTGTGCTGCCTGAGGAGAAATACACAGTTTTTGGAAGGTGGAGTTTCAGCCTCAACCCTGGGCCCTTCAATGTGAAGGAGCACGTGGTCATCACTATATTGGCTAGTTGCGGGGCTGCCGCCGGTGGAAGTGAAGCTTATTCCATGGGTGCCATCACCGTCATGAAATCTTATTACAAGCTCAACGTCAATTTGCTCGCTGCACTGCTCATTGTTTTAACGACTCAG CTAATTGGCTATGGCTGGGCTGGGATGCTAAGGAGATACCTTATCGAACCTGTTGAAATGTGGTGGCCAGCAAACCTTGCTCAAGTTTCTCTATTTAG GGCTCTCCATGAGAAAGAATCAAGAAAAGAAGGGTTGACAAGGATGCAATTTTTCCTCGCGTTTCTGGCAGCGAGCTTCGCGTATTACACATTTCCAGGGTACCTGTTTCCGCTGCTGACATTCTTCTCGTGGGTTTGTTGGGTTTGGCCTAATAGCGTCACGGCGCAGCAAATCGGTTCAGGGTACCACGGACTTGGACTAGGTGCCTTCTCCCTTGACTGGGCAGGGATTGCCGCCTATCACGGCAGCCCACTGGTCACCCCTTGGTCTTCCATTCTCAACATTGCTTTCGGCTTTGTCTTGTTCGTATACGTTATTTACCCTCTTTGTTACTGGAAATACAACACCTTTGATGCCCGCAAGTTTCCCATATTTTCCAACCAGCTGTTCACCTCCAGCGGCCAGAAGTACGATGTAACGAAGATTTTGAACTCGCAGCTGGAGCTGGACACCGCTGCCTATGCCAAGTACGGAAAGCTCTACATGTGCCCCCTCTATGCCATGTCACTTGGGTCGGGATTTGCTAGAGTTTCTGCAGTTTTCGCGCATGTAGCTCTTTTCCATGGCAG TGATATTTGGAAGCGATTCAGCTGTGGAGCAACGAAGATCAAATCAGACATTCACGCAAAGCTGATGGCCAGTTACAAGGCGGTCCCTGAGTGGTGGTTCCTCATCATATTGGCGGTGAGCATTGCTCTATCACTCCTCATGTCTGTCGTGTTGAGACAAGATGTTCAGCTGCCCTGGTGGGGCTTCATCTTTGCTTCTGGCTTGGCCTGGGCGCTTACTCTCCCTATTGGAGTCATTCAAGCAACCACCAACCAG CAACCTGGATATGACATAATTGCCCAGCTGATGATTGGGTACATCCTTCCAGGGAAACCAATCGCTAACTTGCTTTTCAAGATCTATGGCCGGACCAGCGTTATTCATGCACTTTCATTCTTATCTGACCTTAAACTTGGGCACTACATGAAAATTCCACCACGATGCATGTTCACTGCACAG CTGGTAGGAACGTTAGTTGCTGGTCTAGCCAACCTCGGAATAGGGTGGTGGATGCTGAGAAGCATCCCAAACATCTGCGACGTGGAGGCGCTTCATCCAGAGAGTCCATGGACATGCCCCAGATTCCGGTTAACCTTTGACACAACAGTGGTTTGGGGACTTATTGGACCAGAAAGACTGTTTGGACCTAAAGGTCTGTACAGGAACATGGTATGGCTATTCCCCGTAGGAGCTCTCTTGCCACTGCCTGTATGGATTTTGAGCAGAATCTTCCCCGACAAAAAATGGATCTCTCTAATCAACATACCGCTCATAACTTGTGGCTTTGTCGGACTTCCACCAGCGGCTCCCACCAATATTGCTAGCTGGATTGTCATGGGATTGATCTTCAACCATCTTGTGTTCAAATACAGAAAAGGATGGTGGCAGAAGTACAACTACGTTCTGTCTTCTGCGCTTGATGCTGGGACAGCTTTCATGGGCGTGCTGGTATTCTTTGCACTGCAGAATTCTGGAAAGAACCTCAAGTGGTGGGGCACCGAACCAGACCATTGTCCTTTGGCATCCTGCCCAACGGCAGCAGGGATTGTAGCTGCAGGATGCCCAGCCTTCAAATAG
- the LOC113707968 gene encoding SNF1-related protein kinase regulatory subunit beta-2: protein MGNVNGREDGGDGNSPSGLDAEDGGGGAQQSLAAQEGRYGNHADVGEFMGQSPPPSPRASHSPLMFRPQMPVVPLQRPDEMHIPSPSWMQTMSGHDDMYYEQGIPTMITWSYDGNEVAVEGSWDNWKTRTLLERSGKDFTIMKVLPSGVYQYRFIVDGQWKYLPDMPWIHDEAGNPCNILDLQDYVPEDIESISGFEPPQSPESSYNNLQLVAEDYAKEPPLVPPHLQMTLLNVPSAHMEIPPPFSRPQHVVLNHLYMQKGRSPSVVALGSTHRFLSKYVTVVLYKSIQR from the exons ATGGGGAATGTTAATGGAAGAGAGGATGGTGGTGATGGGAACAGCCCTTCTGGACTTGATGCGGAGGATGGTGGTGGCGGTGCGCAGCAATCTTTGGCCGCTCAAGAGGGTAGATATGGTAATCATGCTGATGTAGGAGAGTTCATGGGTCAATCCCCCCCGCCCAGTCCTAGGGCTTCTCACTCTCCTTTGATGTTTAGGCCTCAG ATGCCAGTGGTTCCTCTGCAAAGACCTGATGAGATGCACATTCCAAGTCCATCATGGATGCAAACAATGTCGGGGCATGATGATATGTATTATGAACAAGGTATCCCAACAATGATTACATGGAGCTATGATGGTAATGAAGTTGCTGTCGAAGGATCATGGGACAACTGGAAAACAAG AACACTTTTGGAGAGATCTGGGAAAGATTTCACAATCATGAAAGTGCTGCCATCTGGTGTCTACCAATATAGGTTTATTGTTGATGGACAATGGAAGTATCTCCCTGATATGCCTTGGATCCATGATGAAGCAGGCAATCCTTGCAACATTTTGGACTTGCAG GATTATGTTCCAGAAGATATTGAAAGTATTTCTGGTTTTGAACCACCCCAATCTCCTGAATCAAGTTACAACAACTTGCAACTTGTTGCTGAAGATTATGCAAAAGAGCCTCCTTTGGTTCCTCCGCATCTCCAAATGACTTTGCTTAACGTCCCATCCGCACATATGGAGATACCACCTCCTTTTTCGAGGCCTCAGCATGTTGTGCTAAACCATCTCTACATGCAGAAAGGTCGGAGCCCATCAGTGGTAGCACTTGGTTCTACTCATCGTTTCCTGTCCAAATATGTTACAGTAGTGCTATACAAGTCCATACAGAGATGA
- the LOC113707970 gene encoding acyl carrier protein 3, mitochondrial isoform X1: protein MPGCSNMQSLRASILSYVRIRVSIREQFFARDVNALSRLSMQLHACSTSSSSSNDQIMERVVSLVKKFSSVDATKVTETADFQKDLSLDSLDRVELVMAFEQEFSVEIPDEEAGKLKCCADVAKYITSGAGHQNAEGS from the exons ATGCCAGGTTGCTCAAATATGCAGAGTCTGAGAGCTTCCATTTTGAGTTATGTGAGGATCAGGGTTTCTATCAGGGAGCAGTTTTTCGCTCGAGATGTGAATGCACTAAGCAGACTCAGCATGCAACTGCATGCATGCAGCACCTCTTCCAGTTCCAGCAATGACCAAATAATGGAACGAGTGGTTTCACTGGTTAAGAAGTTTTCCAGTGTTGATGCTACAAAG GTTACTGAAACTGCTGACTTCCAGAAGGACTTGAGCCTTGACAGTCTTGACAGAGTAGAACTTGTCATGGCTTTTGAGCAAGAATTTTCTGTCGAGATACCAGATGAAGAAGCAGGCAAACTTAAATGTTGTGCAGACGTAGCTAAATATATAACATCAGGAGCAGGTCATCAAAACGCAGAAGGCTCCTGA
- the LOC113707970 gene encoding acyl carrier protein 3, mitochondrial isoform X2, with amino-acid sequence MQSLRASILSYVRIRVSIREQFFARDVNALSRLSMQLHACSTSSSSSNDQIMERVVSLVKKFSSVDATKVTETADFQKDLSLDSLDRVELVMAFEQEFSVEIPDEEAGKLKCCADVAKYITSGAGHQNAEGS; translated from the exons ATGCAGAGTCTGAGAGCTTCCATTTTGAGTTATGTGAGGATCAGGGTTTCTATCAGGGAGCAGTTTTTCGCTCGAGATGTGAATGCACTAAGCAGACTCAGCATGCAACTGCATGCATGCAGCACCTCTTCCAGTTCCAGCAATGACCAAATAATGGAACGAGTGGTTTCACTGGTTAAGAAGTTTTCCAGTGTTGATGCTACAAAG GTTACTGAAACTGCTGACTTCCAGAAGGACTTGAGCCTTGACAGTCTTGACAGAGTAGAACTTGTCATGGCTTTTGAGCAAGAATTTTCTGTCGAGATACCAGATGAAGAAGCAGGCAAACTTAAATGTTGTGCAGACGTAGCTAAATATATAACATCAGGAGCAGGTCATCAAAACGCAGAAGGCTCCTGA
- the LOC140014303 gene encoding uncharacterized protein yields MTSHFRGSDTIMIMAFLAFLLFLEIPVMAGGSEDTTIDNPIAELSTREELVHMAGYGEEKLSTVTISGKLLCHACADIHDHHHQANQLDQPLPAPAPVSGASVAVFCGTSWKSRKSCARGTTDEYGDFLIDLPSHLHAIPNLEKVCLVRVLHLSKNSDCRPAFTGKHRAIRLLSIEDGSRAYTVKTIHLTTKHSKSCRNVSRNSKDMIHVYYQEKGN; encoded by the exons ATGACGAGCCATTTTCGCGGCAGTGACACGATCATGATCATGGCTTTCTTGGCTTTCCTCCTCTTTCTTGAAATTCCGGTGATGGCCGGCGGATCGGAGGACACGACAATAGATAATCCCATCGCGGAGCTGTCCACCAGAGAGGAGTTGGTGCATATGGCTGGTTACGGAGAAGAGAAGCTGTCCACGGTTACCATCAGCGGCAAGCTCCTCTGTCATGCCTGTGCGGATATCCATGATCATCATCATCAGGCTAACCAGTTGGACCAACCACTTCCCGCACCAGCTCCCGTCTCAG GTGCGTCCGTGGCAGTTTTCTGCGGTACTAGCTGGAAGTCAAGAAAATCTTGCGCACGAGGTACCACAGATGAATATGGAGACTTCCTCATCGATCTCCCTTCCCATCTCCATGCAATTCCGAATCTAGAAAAAGTATGTCTCGTTAGAGTCCTCCATCTATCAAAGAACTCCGACTGCCGTCCGGCTTTCACAGGAAAACACAGGGCTATAAGGCTGCTGTCCATTGAGGATGGTTCCCGTGCTTACACAGTGAAAACAATACATTTGACAACTAAACATTCAAAGTCATGCAGAAATGTTTCAAGGAACAGCAAAGACATGATACATGTCTACTACCAGGAGAAAGGAAACTAA